Proteins found in one Brachypodium distachyon strain Bd21 chromosome 5, Brachypodium_distachyon_v3.0, whole genome shotgun sequence genomic segment:
- the LOC100832927 gene encoding probable serine/threonine-protein kinase PIX13 isoform X4 — MKKPRRRPSRHHHAIMDSPKSEVNFLGRISHPNLVRLLGYCLEDKELLLVYEFMAKGSLENHLFRSDITCICLQAEGGSVQPISWSLRLRIAIGAARGLAFLHSSEKHVIYRDFKASNILLDTHYNAKLSDFGLAKDGPTGGDSHITTRVMGTYGYAAPEYVATGHLYVKSDVYGFGVVLLEMLTGLRALDTARPAPQLNLVDWAKPYLADRRKLARLVDPRLEGQYPSKAALRAAQLTLSCLAGEPRNRPSMAEVVAVLEEIEGMRPRHHRRRASPEEESPRAASAAPRGGHGHAHHHQSPRPRSDGGRSSSSHPSPRVR; from the exons TCCGAGGTGAATTTTCTCGGGAGGATATCGCATCCAAACCTGGTGAGGCTGCTGGGGTACTGCTTGGAGGACAAGGAGCTCTTGCTCGTCTACGAGTTCATGGCCAAGGGGAGCTTGGAGAATCACCTCTTCAGAA GTGACATAACATGCATTTGTTTGCAAGCAGAAGGAGGATCCGTCCAACCCATCTCCTGGAGCCTTCGGCTACGAATCGCCATCGGCGCTGCGCGCGGCCTCGCCTTCCTGCACTCGTCGGAGAAGCACGTCATCTACCGAGACTTCAAGGCTTCCAACATCCTCCTCGACACG CACTACAACGCCAAGCTCTCCGACTTCGGTCTCGCCAAGGACGGCCCCACCGGCGGCGACAGCCACATCACCACCCGCGTCATGGGCACCTACGGCTACGCGGCGCCGGAGTACGTCGCCACAG GGCACCTGTACGTGAAGAGCGACGTGTACGGGTTcggggtggtgctgctggaaATGCTGACGGGGCTGCGGGCGCTGGACACGGCCCGGCCGGCCCCGCAGCTGAACCTGGTGGACTGGGCCAAGCCGTACCTGGCGGACCGGCGGAAGCTGGCCCGGCTGGTGGACCCGCGCCTGGAGGGCCAGTACCCGTCCAAGGCCGCGCTGCGGGCCGCGCAGCTCACGCTGAGCTGCCTCGCGGGCGAGCCCAGGAACCGGCCCTCCATGGCCGAGGTCGTCGCCGTCCTCGAGGAGATCGAGGGGATGAGGccgcgccaccaccgccgccgcgcctcgccggaggaggagtcgCCTcgggccgcctccgccgccccgcggGGTGGGCACGGGCACGCGCACCATCACCAGTCTCCGCGGCCGAGGTCGGACGGcgggcggagcagcagcagccacccgTCTCCTCGGGTGAGATAG